In Gadus macrocephalus chromosome 4, ASM3116895v1, the following proteins share a genomic window:
- the LOC132455065 gene encoding myosin heavy chain, fast skeletal muscle-like, which produces MSTDAEMAIYGTAAIYLRKPEKERIAAQSTPFDAKAAAYVTDVKELYVKCTITKRDAGKVTVTVLATKEERTVKEDDVFPMNPPKYDKIEDMAMMTHLNEASVLYNLAERYAAWMIYTYSGLFCATVNPYKWLPVYDQSCVNAYRGKKRMEAPPHIFSVSDNAFQFMLTDRENQSVLITGESGAGKTVNTKRVIQYFATIAVSGGGDKAADVGAGKIKGSLEDQIIAANPLLEAYGNAKTVRNDNSSRFGKFIRIHFHANGKLSSADIETYLLEKSRVSFQLPDERGYHIFFQMMTNHKPEIIEMTLITSNPYDFPMCSQGQITVASIDDKEELDATDAAIDILGFTSEDKVAIFKFTGAVLHHGNMKFKQKQREEQAEPDGNEEADKICYLLSLNSADMLKALCYPRVKVGNEYVTKGQTVPQVNNSVSALAKSIYERLFLWMVIRINTMLDTKQARQFYIGVLDIAGFEIFDYNSMEQLCINFTNEKLQQFFNHTMFVLEQEEYKKEGIIWEFIDFGMDLAACIELIEKPMGIFSILEEECMFPKASDVTFKNKLFDQHLGKNRAFEKPKPGKGKAEAHFSLVHYAGTVDYNVTGWLDKNKDPLNDSVIQLYQKSSNKLLPVLYPPVVEEVGGAKKGGKKKGGSMQTVSSQFRENLGKLMTNLRSTHPHFVRCLIPNESKTPGLMENHLVIHQLRCNGVLEGIRICRKGFPSRIIYADFKQRYKVLNASVIPDGQFIDNKKASEKLLGSIDVPHDEYKFGHTKVFFKAGLLGTLEEMRDEKLAALVGMLQAAARGYVMRKEYVKMTERREAIYTIQYNIRSFMNVKHWPWMKVYYKIKPLLKSAETEKELANMKENYDKMKTDLAAALAKKKELEQKMVSLLQEKNDLALQMASEGDNLNDAEERCEGLIKSKIQLEAKLKETTERLEDEEEINAELTAKKRKLEDECSELKKDIDDLELTLAKVEKEKHATENKVKNLTEEMASQDESVAKLTKEKKALQESHQQTLDDLQAEEDKVNTLTKAKTKLEQQVDDLEGSLEQEKKLRMDLERSKRKLEGDLKLAQETVMDLENDKQQSDEKIKKKDFETSQLLSKIEDEQSLGAQLQKKIKELQARIEELEEEIEAERAARAKVEKQRADLSRELEEISERLEEAGGATSAQIEMNKKREAEFQKLRRDLEESTLQHEATASALRKKQADSVAELGEQIDNLQRVKQKLEKEKSEYKMEIDDLSSNMEAVSKAKGNLEKICRTLEDQLSEIKAKSDENARQVNDISAQRARLLTENGEFGRQLEEKEALVSQLTRGKQAYTQQVEELKRQNEEEVKAKNALAHGVQSARHDCDLLREQFEEEQEAKAELQRGMSKANGEVAQWRSKYETDAIQRTEELEESKKKLAQRLQEAEEQIEAVNSKCASLEKTKQRLQGEVEDLMVDVERANGLAANLDKKQRNFDKVLADWKQKYEEGQAELEGSLKEARSLSTELFKMKNSYEETLDHLETMKRENKNLQQEISDLTEQIGETGKSIHELEKSKKQVETEKTEIQSALEEAEGTLEHEESKILRVQLELNQIKGEVDRKLAEKDEEMEQIKRNSQRVIDSMQSTLDSEVRSRNDALRIKKKMEGDLNEMEIQLSHANRQAAEAQKQLRNVQGQLKDAQLHLDDAVRAAEDLKEQAAMVERRNGLMVAEIEELRAALEQTERGRKVAEQELVDASERVGLLHSQNTSLLNSKKKLESDLVQVQGEVDDSVQEARNAEEKAKKAITDAAMMAEELKKEQDTSSHLERMKKNLEVTVKDLQHRLDEAENLAMKGGKKQLQKLEARVRDLESEVDNEQRRGAEAIKGVRKYERRVKELTYQTEEDKKNGCRLQDLVDKLQLKVKAYKRQSEEAEEQANSYLSKCRKVQHELEEAEERADIAETQVNKLRAKTRDSGKGKETAE; this is translated from the exons ACCTACTCGGGGCTGTTCTGTGCCACTGTAAACCCCTACAAGTGGCTCCCAGTGTACGATCAGTCGTGTGTCAATGCCTACAGAGGCAAGAAGCGAATGGAGGCTCCACCCCacatcttctctgtctctgacaaCGCCTTTCAGTTCATGCTCACTG acagagagaaccagTCCGTCCTGATCAC TGGAGAATCCGGTGCTGGAAAGACTGTGAACACCAAGCGTGTCATCCAGTATTTTGCTACCATCGCCGTGAGTGGTGGAGGAGATAAGGCGGCGGATGTAGGCGCTGGAAAGATAAAA GGGTCACTGGAGGACCAGATCATTGCAGCAAATCCCCTGCTGGAGGCCTATGGTAATGCCAAGACTGTGAGAAATGACAACTCCTCCCGTTTT GGTAAATTCATCAGAATTCATTTCCACGCAAACGGTAAACTATCCAGTGCTGACATTGAGACGT ATCTGCTGGAGAAGTCCAGAGTGTCATTCCAGCTTCCCGATGAGAGAGGCTATCACATCTTCTTCCAGATGATGACCAACCACAAACCTGAGATCATTG AAATGACACTCATCACCAGCAACCCCTACGACTTCCCCATGTGCAGTCAGGGTCAAATCACTGTGGCCAGCATTGATGACAAAGAGGAGCTGGATGCTACTGAT GCTGCTATTGATATTTTGGGCTTCACTAGTGAGGACAAGGTGGCCATCTTTAAGTTTACTGGTGCTGTGCTTCACCACGGTAACATGAAGTTCAAGCAGAAGCAGCGTGAGGAGCAGGCTGAGCCAGATGGCAATGAAG AGGCCGACAAGATTTGCTATCTACTGTCTCTGAACTCTGCTGATATGCTCAAGGCTCTTTGCTACCCAAGAGTGAAGGTCGGAAATGAGTATGTCACCAAGGGACAGACTGTACCTCAG gTCAACAACTCAGTGAGTGCCCTGGCCAAGTCTATCTATGAGAGGCTGTTCTTGTGGATGGTCATCCGTATCAACACGATGCTGGACACCAAGCAAGCAAGACAATTCTACATTGGTGTGCTGGACATTGCTGGTTTTGAGATTTTTGAT TACAACAGCATGGAGCAGCTGTGTATCAACTTTACCAATGAGAAACTGCAACAGTTCTTCAACCACACCATGTTCGTCCTGGAGCAAGAGGAGTACAAGAAGGAGGGTATCATCTGGGAGTTCATTGACTTTGGCATGGACTTGGCTGCCTGCATTGAGCTCATTGAGAAG CCAATGGGAATCTTCTCCATCCTTGAAGAGGAGTGTATGTTCCCCAAGGCCTCAGACGTTACCTTCAAGAACAAGCTGTTTGACCAGCATCTTGGCAAGAACAGAGCATTTGAGAAGCCCAAGCCAGGAAAGGGCAAGGCTGAGGCCCACTTCTCCCTGGTGCACTATGCTGGTACTGTGGACTACAACGTCACTGGCTGGCTGGACAAGAACAAGGATCCCCTGAATGACTCTGTTATTCAGCTGTACCAGAAGTCCTCAAACAAACTGCTGCCTGTCCTGTACCCACCTGTAGTTGAAG AGGTCGGGGGTGCCAAGAAAGGAGGCAAGAAGAAGGGTGGCTCCATGCAAACAGTGTCATCACAGTTCAGG GAGAACTTGGGAAAACTGATGACCAACTTGAGGAGCACCCATCCTCACTTTGTGCGTTGTCTGATTCCCAATGAGTCAAAGACTCCAG GACTCATGGAGAACCACCTGGTTATCCACCAGCTGAGGTGTAACGGTGTGCTGGAGGGCATCAGAATCTGCAGAAAGGGCTTCCCCAGCAGAATCATCTATGCTGACTTCAAGCAGAG GTACAAAGTACTGAATGCCAGTGTCATTCCTGACGGTCAGTTTATTGACAACAAGAAGGCTTCTGAGAAACTTCTTGGATCCATTGACGTACCTCATGATGAGTACAAATTTGGACACACCAAG GTGTTCTTCAAAGCTGGTCTTCTGGGTACTCTTGAGGAGATGCGAGATGAGAAGCTGGCAGCTCTGGTCGGGATGCTTCAGGCTGCAGCCAGAGGTTATGTCATGAGAAAGGAATACGTGAAGATGACGGAGAGGag GGAAGCAATCTACACTATTCAGTACAACATCCGCTCATTCATGAATGTCAAACACTGGCCATGGATGAAGGTGTACTACAAGATAAAGCCTCTTCTGAAGAGTGCTGAAACCGAGAAGGAGCTTGCCAATATGAAGGAAAACTATGATAAGATGAAGACTGACTTGGCAGCTGCCCTGGCCAAGAAGAAGGAACTTGAGCAGAAGATGGTTTCTCTCCTGCAGGAGAAGAATGATCTTGCACTGCAAATGGCTTCT GAAGGAGACAATCTGAATGATGCTGAGGAGAGGTGTGAAGGACTTATCAAAAGTAAGATCCAGCTGGAGGCCAAACTCAAGGAGACGACTGAGAGattggaggatgaggaggaaatcAATGCTGAGCTGACTGCCAAGAAGAGGAAACTGGAAGATGAATGCTCTGAACTCAAGAAGGACATTGATGACCTGGAGCTTAccttggccaaagtggagaaggagaaacatGCCACTGAAAACAAG GTGAAGAACCTGACTGAGGAGATGGCCTCTCAGGATGAGAGCGTTGCTAAGCTGACAAAGGAGAAGAAAGCCCTCCAAGAGTCACATCAGCAGACTCTTGATGACCTGCAGGCAGAGGAAGACAAAGTCAACACTCTGACCAAGGCCAAGACCAAGCTTGAACAGCAAGTGGATGAT ctTGAAGGTTCTCTGGAGCAAGAGAAGAAGCTCCGTATGGACCTTGAGAGATCCAAGAGAAAGCTTGAGGGTGATCTGAAACTGGCTCAGGAAACTGTCATGGACCTTGAGAATGACAAACAGCAGTCTGACGAGAAAATCAAGAA GAAGGACTTTGAGACCAGCCAGCTTCTGAGCAAAATTGAGGATGAGCAGTCATTGGGTGCTCAGCTTCAGAAAAAGATCAAGGAGCTTCAG GCCCGTATTGAGGAACTGGAGGAAGAGATTGAGGCTGAGCGTGCTGCTCGGGCCAAGGTTGAGAAGCAGAGAGCTGATCTCTCCAGGGAACTTGAAGAGATCAGTGAGAGGCTTGAGGAGGCTGGTGGAGCCACTTCTGCTCAGATTGAGATGAACAAGAAGCGTGAGGCTGAATTCCAGAAGCTGCGTCGTGACCTTGAGGAGTCCACCCTGCAGCATGAAGCCACTGCTTCTGCTCTGCGTAAGAAGCAGGCTGACAGTGTAGCAGAGCTGGGAGAGCAGATTGACAACCTCCAGCGTGTCAAGCAGAAGcttgagaaggagaagagcgagTACAAGATGGAGATTGATGACCTCTCCAGCAACATGGAAGCTGTTTCTAAGGCCAAG GGAAATCTGGAAAAAATTTGCCGTACCCTTGAGGACCAACTCAGTGAAATCAAGGCTAAGAGTGATGAGAATGCTCGCCAGGTCAATGACATCAGTGCCCAGAGAGCAAGACTGCTGACAGAAAATG GTGAGTTTGGTCGACAGCTTGAGGAGAAGGAAGCTCTTGTCTCCCAGCTGACCAGAGGCAAGCAGGCATATACTCAGCAGGTTGAGGAGCTGAAGAGGCAAAATGAGGAGGAAGTAAAA GCAAAGAATGCTCTTGCTCATGGTGTGCAATCAGCCCGCCATGACTGTGATCTTCTGAGGGAGCagtttgaggaggagcaggaggccaagGCTGAGCTACAGCGTGGAATGTCCAAGGCCAACGGTGAGGTGGCTCAGTGGAGGAGCAAGTATGAAACTGATGCTATCCAGCGCACTGAGGAGCTTGAGGAGTCCAA AAAAAAGCTTGCCCAGCGCCTTCAAGAGGCTGAGGAACAGATTGAGGCTGTGAACTCCAAGTGTGCCTCTCTGGAGAAGACCAAACAGAGACtccagggtgaggtggaggacctCATGGTTGATGTGGAGAGGGCCAACGGACTGGCAGCCAACCTAGACAAGAAGCAGAGGAACTTTGACAAG GTTTTGGCTGACTGGAAGCAGAAATATGAGGAGGGTCAGGCAGAGCTTGAAGGAAGTCTTAAAGAGGCTCGTTCTCTCAGCACTGAGCTTTTCAAGATGAAGAACTCCTATGAAGAAACTCTAGATCATCTGGAGACCATGAAGCGTGAAAACAAAAACCTTCAAC AGGAGATTTCTGATTTGACTGAACAAATTGGTGAGACCGGAAAGAGCATCCATGAGCTGGAGAAATCCAAGAAGCaggtggagacagagaagaCTGAGATCCAGTCAGCCCTTGAGGAAGCTGAG GGAACCCTGGAGCATGAGGAATCCAAGATTCTGCGTGTCCAACTGGAGCTGAACCAGATTAAGGGTGAGGTTGACAGGAAGCTGGCTGAAaaggatgaggagatggagcagatcAAGAGGAACAGCCAGAGGGTCATTGACTCCATGCAGAGCACGCTGGACTCTGAGGTCAGGAGCAGGAATGATGCCCTGAGaatcaagaagaagatggaAGGAGACTTGAATGAGATGGAGATCCAGCTGAGTCATGCCAACCGCCAGGCTGCTGAGGCCCAGAAGCAGCTGAGAAATGTTCAAGGACAACTGAAG GATGCCCAACTGCATCTTGATGATGCTGTCAGAGCTGCGGAAGACCTGAAGGAGCAGGCTGCCATGGTGGAACGTAGGAACGGTCTCATGGTGGCTGAAATTGAGGAGCTGAGGGCAGCTctggaacagacagagagaggccgcAAAGTGGCTGAGCAAGAGCTGGTGGATGCCAGCGAGCGTGTTGGACTGCTGCACTCTCAG AACACAAGCCTGTTGAACTCAAAGAAAAAGCTGGAAAGTGACCTGGTCCAAGTCCAGGGTGAGGTTGACGACAGTGTCCAGGAAGCCAGAAATGCTGAAGAGAAGGCCAAGAAAGCCATCactgat GCTGCCATGATGGCTGAGGAGCTGAAAAAAGAGCAGGATACTAGTTCTCACCttgagaggatgaagaagaacctGGAGGTCACAGTGAAAGACCTGCAGCATCGCCTGGATGAAGCTGAGAACCTGGCCATGAAGGGTGGCAAGAAGCAGCTGCAGAAACTGGAGGCCAGA GTTCGCGATCTGGAGTCCGAGGTTGATAATGAACAGAGACGTGGAGCAGAAGCTATAAAAGGTGTCCGCAAATATGAGAGGAGAGTCAAGGAACTCACCTACCAG ACTGAGGAGGATAAGAAGAATGGCTGCAGACTTCAGGATCTTGTTGATAAGCTGCAATTGAAGGTGAAGGCTTACAAGAGACAGTCTGAGGAAGCG gaggagcaggccaacTCTTACCTGTCCAAATGCAGGAAGGTTCAAcatgagctggaggaggctgaggaacgtGCTGACATCGCTGAGACTCAGGTCAACAAGCTGAGGGCAAAGACCCGTGACTCTGGAAAG GGAAAGGAGACTGCTGAATAA
- the LOC132455079 gene encoding uncharacterized protein LOC132455079 isoform X3 — MYSSSQLTLLTYPFNPKRLRSMTEACAREVTTPLFPCPEAARHFVHLLAAASDFNLLSECMDKLNLRNLVSISMDGPNVNWKLFDLFQKDQAEQYGGLQLVCVGSCGLHTLHNSFKCGFTVWQLDKLLRAMHTLFHNTPARREDYITVTKSSVFPLSFCVHRWVENLLVVERALAVWPSFLLYMEAVKTKRLPNPGTASYDTVAAAIKDPLVLAKLQFYAAIARTFNPFLKKYQTDEPVLPFLPKDLTELMMVTIYLTL; from the exons ATGTATTCATCGTCTCAGCTGACGCTGCTGACCTATCCGTTCAACCCAAAAAGATTGAGGTCAATGACTGAAGCATGCGCACGTGAGGTGACCACGCCCCTCTTTCCATGCCCTGAAGCAGCGCGCCATTTTGTTCATCTTCTGGCTGCAGCGAGCGACTTCAACTTACTCTCG GAATGTATGGACAAACTGAACCTCAGGAACTTGGTGTCTATTTCAATGGATGGGCCCAATGTGAATTGGAAACTCTTCGACCTTTTCCAGAAAGATCAAGCTGAGCAGTACGGAG GTCTTCAGCTCGTTTGTGTGGGGAGCTGTGGCCTACACACGCTACACAACTCCTTTAAGTGTGGGTTCACTGTATGGCAGCTGGACAAATTGCTGAGAGCAATGCACACATTGTTTCACAATACGCCTGCCAGGAGAGAGGATTACATCACCGTAACCAAGTCCAGTGTGTTCCCTCTATCTTTCTGTGTCCATCGTTGGGTAGAAAACCTTCTGGTTGTGGAGAGAGCCCTGGCAGTCTGGCCATCATTTCTCCTGTACATGGAAGCTGTGAAAACAAAGAGACTCCCGAACCCTGGAACAG CATCATATGACACAGTTGCAGCAGCCATAAAGGATCCACTCGTCTTGGCCAAATTGCAGTTCTACGCAGCAATTGCCAGGACCTTCAATCCCTTCCTGAAAAAATATCAGACGGATGAGCCTGTGCTCCCATTCCTCCCCAAGGACCTGACCGAGTTGATGATGGTAACAATTTACTTAACGTTATAA
- the LOC132455079 gene encoding uncharacterized protein LOC132455079 isoform X1, protein MYSSSQLTLLTYPFNPKRLRSMTEACAREVTTPLFPCPEAARHFVHLLAAASDFNLLSECMDKLNLRNLVSISMDGPNVNWKLFDLFQKDQAEQYGGLQLVCVGSCGLHTLHNSFKCGFTVWQLDKLLRAMHTLFHNTPARREDYITVTKSSVFPLSFCVHRWVENLLVVERALAVWPSFLLYMEAVKTKRLPNPGTASYDTVAAAIKDPLVLAKLQFYAAIARTFNPFLKKYQTDEPVLPFLPKDLTELMMSTQTLHKERSTTRYHCPAADQTRCHRQDHLAQPTRHQHWSRCRVSP, encoded by the exons ATGTATTCATCGTCTCAGCTGACGCTGCTGACCTATCCGTTCAACCCAAAAAGATTGAGGTCAATGACTGAAGCATGCGCACGTGAGGTGACCACGCCCCTCTTTCCATGCCCTGAAGCAGCGCGCCATTTTGTTCATCTTCTGGCTGCAGCGAGCGACTTCAACTTACTCTCG GAATGTATGGACAAACTGAACCTCAGGAACTTGGTGTCTATTTCAATGGATGGGCCCAATGTGAATTGGAAACTCTTCGACCTTTTCCAGAAAGATCAAGCTGAGCAGTACGGAG GTCTTCAGCTCGTTTGTGTGGGGAGCTGTGGCCTACACACGCTACACAACTCCTTTAAGTGTGGGTTCACTGTATGGCAGCTGGACAAATTGCTGAGAGCAATGCACACATTGTTTCACAATACGCCTGCCAGGAGAGAGGATTACATCACCGTAACCAAGTCCAGTGTGTTCCCTCTATCTTTCTGTGTCCATCGTTGGGTAGAAAACCTTCTGGTTGTGGAGAGAGCCCTGGCAGTCTGGCCATCATTTCTCCTGTACATGGAAGCTGTGAAAACAAAGAGACTCCCGAACCCTGGAACAG CATCATATGACACAGTTGCAGCAGCCATAAAGGATCCACTCGTCTTGGCCAAATTGCAGTTCTACGCAGCAATTGCCAGGACCTTCAATCCCTTCCTGAAAAAATATCAGACGGATGAGCCTGTGCTCCCATTCCTCCCCAAGGACCTGACCGAGTTGATGATG TCTACTCAGACGCTTCATAAAGAGAGAAGTACTACACGATATCACTGCCCTGCAGCTGACCAAACTAGATGTCACAGACAAGACCATCTGGCTCAGCCCACAAGACATCAGCATTGGTCTAGGTGCAGAGTCAGTCCTTAA
- the LOC132455079 gene encoding uncharacterized protein LOC132455079 isoform X2 → MQGLSNMIKKVQDKSPLKYLTVRQMVCLDPSVMYREPERGRNHMKGLVQRFLQDRQLTDTSSGDVILQQFDSLLSLESRSEDFLSFQPMQKRLDIFLSSAMEPYPELWAFCKKLLILSHGQATVERGFSINKEVESDNLAEDTVVTRRLVCDYIIQHGGVTKVPLSKPLLESVARARTRYRTHLETKRRNREAKDQALKRREAEDCLEELKVKRRRVQEVSEGLARDADKMAEEAEAKAGSKMAGLITRSNILRRDHKEKLAELSLLDKEIAAKSAELRS, encoded by the exons ATGCAGGGACTGAGTAACATGATCAAGAAAGTGCAGGACAAGAGCCCCCTCAAGTATCTGACTGTTCGGCAGATGGTGTGCCTGGATCCGTCAGTAATGTATAGAGAACCAGAAAGAGGCAGGAATCACATGAAAGGGCTGGTTCAAAGGTTTCTCCAGGACAGACAGCTTACTGATACTTCTTCGG GGGATGTCATACTGCAGCAGTTCGACAGTCTCCTGTCCTTGGAGAGCCGGAGTGAGGACTTCCTCTCCTTTCAACCCATGCAGAAGAGGCTGGACATCTTCCTGAGCAGCGCCATGGAGCCTTATCCCGAGCTGTGGGCCTTCTGCAAGAAGCTGCTCATCCTCTCCCACGGTCAAGCTACAGTTGAGCGTGGATTCTCAATCAATAAAGAGGTGGAGTCTGATAACTTGGCGGAGGATACTGTGGTCACACGGAGACTGGTGTGTGACTACATCATACAACATGGAGGTGTTACCAAG GTTCCACTCAGTAAACCGCTACTGGAAAGTGTAGCAAGGGCAAGGACAAGGTATCGTACCCATCTGGAGACCAAAAGAAGGAACAGGGAGGCAAAAGACCAGGCTCTCAAGAGGAGGGAAGCAGAGGACTGTCTTGAGGAGCTGAAGGTTAAGAGGAGACGTGTACAGGAGGTATCTGAGGGTCTGGCTAGGGATGCGGACAAGATGGCTGAGGAGGCTGAAGCGAAGGCAGGGAGCAAGATGGCTGGCCTGATCACCAGGTCAAACATCTTGCGGAGAGACCATAAGGAGAAGTTGGCAGAACTGTCTCTCCTTGATAAAGAGATCGCTGCTAAGAGTGCAGAGCTTAGGAGTTGA
- the LOC132454864 gene encoding LOW QUALITY PROTEIN: myosin-8-like (The sequence of the model RefSeq protein was modified relative to this genomic sequence to represent the inferred CDS: inserted 1 base in 1 codon) — MVDRRNGLMVAEIEELRAALEQTERGRKVAEQELVDASERVGLLHSQNKSLLNSKKKLETDQGEVDDTVQEARNAEEKAKKAITDLKKEQDTSSHLERMKNLEVTVKDLQLRLDEAENLALXGKKQLQKLEARVCDLESEVDNEQRRGAEAVKGVCKYERRVKELTYQTEEDKKNGCRLQDLVDKLQLKVKAYKRQAEETEEQANSYLSKCRKVQHELEEAEERADIAETQVNKLRAQSRDSGKVIGRQSTVHIIAQTYILELTEIICLKMTMYLIPIFCVR; from the exons ATGGTGGACCGTAGGAACGGTCTCATGGTGGCTGAAATTGAGGAACTGAGGGCAGCTctggaacagacagagagaggccgcAAAGTGGCTGAGCAAGAGCTGGTGGACGCCAGTGAGCGTGTTGGACTGCTGCACTCTCAG AACAAAAGCTTGTTGAACTCAAAGAAGAAGCTTGAGACCGACCAGGGTGAGGTGGACGACACCGTCCAGGAAGCCAGGAATGCTGAAGAGAAGGCCAAGAAGGCCATCACTGAT CTTAAGAAAGAGCAAGACACTAGTTCTCATCTGGAGAGGATGAAGAACCTGGAGGTCACAGTGAAAGACCTGCAGCTTCGCCTGGATGAGGCTGAGAACCTGGCCC AAGGCAAGAAGCAGCTCCAGAAACTGGAGGCCAGA GTTTGTGATCTGGAATCAGAGGTTGATAATGAACAGAGACGTGGAGCAGAGGCTGTAAAAGGTGTCTGCAAATatgagaggcgggtcaaggaacTCACCTACCAG ACTGAGGAGGATAAGAAGAATGGTTGCAGACTACAGGATCTTGTGGACAAACTGCAGCTGAAGGTGAAGGCTTACAAGAGGCAGGCTGAGGAAACG GAGGAGCAGGCCAACTCTTACCTGTCCAAGTGCAGGAAGGTTCAAcatgagctggaggaggctgaggaacgtGCTGACATCGCTGAGACTCAGGTCAACAAGCTGAGGGCCCAGAGCCGTGACTCTGGAAAGGTAATTGGACGGCAAAGTACTGTTCACATTATTGCGCAAACATATATCTTAGAATTAACTGAAATTATTTGCTTGAAAATGACTATGTATCTAATTcctatattt tgtgtgcgcTGA